AGCCAATACTAACTGAAAAGTGTGTGTGCATCTTTGTGTGTTTTAGCATGTTGGAATAGGCAGAAAGGAAGTAGGAAACCCAGGAGAATATGTTTAGTGTCAACACAAATGCATCTTGGGAATTTGAAAGCTTCCACAAGTGATCCAAAAAAAGACTATCTCCATGTGCCTTATAGAAAATTGACTTTGTCACACCCTCCCCTTATTGTTGCCCCCATCCCACTCTTCAGACATGTTCTCTTCATTATTATGCAAgcaattcattctacaaatgggTTTGTATGActatttacatttattctttGATAGTGCTTAATCTTTAGCATTTCTGCATAATGGATCCAGGAGTATTATTCCTGTTTAATTGCCAATGAGTTATGATCTTCACAgtattatgaattatttttatgagttatgtttgttttattttcacttgtTTTGTAGTGATTGGCATGCTCTTACTATATTGAGGCAATCTGAGAAATGActaagccatgaaaaagaatgaaatcttgccagttgtgtcaacatgcatggaccttggggcattatgctaagtgaaataattcagacagagaaagacaaatactgtatgaactcactcatatgtggaatcttttaaaaaataaaatcaagctcatagatgcagagaacagattggtggttgccaggggtgggtggtgggcaaaatgggtaaagggagtcaaaagatacaagcttccagttataaaataaatgagtcatggagatgtaatgtacagcatggtgactatagttagtaatactatattgcatatttgaaaattgctaagagacaagaaaaaaaattctgtaactatgtatgatgatggatgttaactagacttgtggtaTTTTACAATATACACAAACatcgaatttttttttaaattagcaaattaggaatagaaggaaacttcatCATTCTGATGAAGAACATCTGCAAAAACCTAGAGCTAGCATCATCCTTAGTCAGATGTTGAAAGTTAGCCCCATAAGATGGGGAACAAAGCAAGGATATTCACTTTCACTATTTTTATTCAATTAAGTAATAGATTTTCTAACCAGGATAATAATAAGTCAAGAAAAACTAGAAAGCATAAagatttcaaattaaaaagtaaaacagtcatttgcagatgacatgattgtttatttagaaaatcctaaagtatCTACGAGAAAGTTACTGTGTCAAAGAAATATAGTGGCATCACaaaatacaaggtcaatatacagaAATGAAGTGTATTTCTATGCTATAATCAataattcaaaaatgaaatttttgaaaattccttTTATAAATATACCAAGAAACCTAAAAACCTTACAAAAGAACTTTATAAAAAGATGTACAAGATCTCAACACTGAAAGCTACAGAAACATTGCTGGAAGgaattaaagaaaatggaaaataaaaatatcaattggAAAACTCACTATCATTGCAATGAAATagcacttcatacccactaggatggttataatcaaaaagacagaaaataataagtgttgatgaagatgtggagaaattggaaccatcaTACTCTGCTTgttggaatgtaaactggtacagctgctttggaaaaacagtttggcagttcctcagaaagttaaacatagagttaccatatgatccagcaattccactcctaggtatataccaagagaaatgaaaacttatgtcagTACAagaacttgtacatgaatattcatggcagcattattcttaatagccaaaaagtggagaaaatccaaatgtccatcatctcatgaatggataaaccaaatgtggtgtatctgtacaatggaatatttttcagtcatAAAAACTAAcaaagtggacttccctggtggcacagtggttaagaatccacctgtcagtgcaggggacacgggttcgagccctggcccgggaagatcctacatgccgcggagcaactaagcccgtgagccacaactgctgagcctgcgtgccacaactactgaagcccaccgcctagagcccgtgcttcgcaaaaagagaagccaccgcaatgagaagcccatgcaccgcaacaaagagtagccctcgctgcaactagagaaagcccgtgcacagcaacgaagacccaacgcagccaaaaaaaaaaaaaaaagtaaaggataaTAGTTTGCCATGTAGCTAGAGATTAGACAGTGCAGTGACGGTAAGTCCTAGATgaataataaaaaagcaaaatactgTTAACATTCAAAGTTTACCAGTATCCACTTACAGAGCATCTATTTTGAGCATGGTACCCTCCCATGTATTGTAgaggaaagacaaaaagagagCCCCTAGCTAAAGTCCACTATCTAAAAGTTAGGTCAGTTGTGCTAAAACTGCTTCCCGTTTTAATAATAACCTTATATTCTTAAAAGCCAAAAGTAatattccctctttttctctgatAGATGCTGTGAGAGAAGTAAGAAAATATTCCTCAACTCATGCCATTGAAAGGAGCTCAGCCAGCAGACCTTCTGCCTATGAACATACACAGATGAAACTTTTTAGGTCTCAAAGAAATCTTTACATTACtggattttcattatttttctggctgtaagttttttaaaaagcacaatttaaaaacatgatttgtgtttctctttctcattttttctacctatactatagatttttttttctgtactattTAGCATACTAACATCTTTATGAAAGAACTCAGATGACAGAtccaaataacaaataataatcgTGGCTTGTAGGTTCTATAGGCCCATAACgccctgcatgatctggcccctgctgCTCTGACGTGTACACCACGTTCCACCCACACTGCCCTTAgctgctcattcattcatccattcttgcaacaaatatctattgagttcCTATTGTGTACCCAGATCCTTCCTGCTTCGGGATCTTCCCACCAGCTTTCCCTTCTGCCAGAatactctttccttccctctctccctggctaATTTCTACTTTAGCCCCTTTCTCAGGAAAGCTGAGACCTCTGACCATCATTCCCCCAAAGCAGGAAGGTCTTCTGTTGTACACTCCCATAGAATGTGTAATGTATATACTTTTCTTTCAAGTGTCATTCGTGGTTGTAATTAAATACTGTTTTAATTCTTGCCTTCCCAAGTAGAACCTAAACTCTTTGAGAGCAGGGCCTCTGTCTTGTTTCCTGCtatgtccccagtgcctggcacagtgtttAACACTTAGCAGttctgctgaatgaataaatgaagataacGATTACTACTACTAACAAAGGAAGTTACCCATAAGTAGAAGTGAATGAGCAGTTTTTAGGTTTGGCCAGCCTCACAAAATGCTCTTTAAATTTTGAGCTGAGGGGGAAAAACTCTTACTGGCCTTGCCACACTGTCTGGAATTCTGTTTCTGCTCGTCCTGGCCAAAGGCCTCTacagagaaaataagtaaattaataagTACCACTGAACCTGCATTCCAAATGCTAATCTTCTAAcgaagattccaaagaaatgagACACAGGCTTGTTTTGACTGGAAgacttgaattaaaaatatatcttcctTCCGTAAACATCACCTCCCTCCACCACGCCCACACCTGAAGGGGAGTCACTGGGTAATTATTACTTAAAGTCACAGTTCCTGGTGATTAGTTGCACACTACtctgacatttttttcattttcttagagtGTTGAGACGTCTGGTTACCCTTATTACTCAGCTGGCAAAAGAGCTGTCAAACAAAGGAGTACTTAAAGTTCAAGCAGAAAATACTAACCAGGCTGCCAAAAAATTCATGGAAGAGAATGAAAGACTAAAACgggtatttaaattttcttcttaaaaactgGTGTAAGTGTTGTTGGTATTCCCCAGGGgtggtttattatttttcagcATCAAAGAGAGCATTTTCATAATATATAAGCAGAAAATGACCATAAATAACAATATTCTACAAAATGATTGTTTCAGAagtattttattatctttaaatttGTGTGTTCTCACAGTTTCCCTCCATAGTAGATTAATGCCATTGGACCTACTTCCTGTGATTCAAGGAGAAAACAGTATTCTgggaatatgaattttttttttttttttttttttttatttttgactgtgttgggtcttcgtttctgtgcgagggctctctccagttgtggcaagcgggggccactcttcatcgcggtgcgcaggcctctcaccgtcgcggcctctcttgttgtggagcacaggctccagacgcgcaggctcagtagttgtggctcacgggtccagccgctccacaacatgtgggatcttcccggaccagggcccgaacccgcgtcccctgcactggcaggcagactctcaaccactgcgccaccagggaagccctgggaataTGAATTTTAATTCCTTCATTACCATTAATGTTACTTTATAACCTAAAGCAAGTTTTAATAAGTCTCTATTATGTTTCCATTTCCCTTTCAGttgaattcctgttgtttttttttggtgtggttttttttgttgttattgttgttttctttaaatgATGATTATGTAGGAAGCAGACGAAAATAGTTGATACACATTGATGACTGCATATAATATTTTCAGTCTCTAATTTGGTTATGCTGCTGATAATTCTTCTTTGAGAACCCTATGCTGTCTTTCCCTGGCTGCTCAGGGAGAGCGTAAATCAGACACTGATGTTTTCCATGTTAAGTAAAAAGAAGAACGGATGGAAAAATACAAAACGGAAGATACAAAATtactttgggtattttttttcttaggttTAAAATTTAGGAGTCAGATCTCATGGCTTGAGTGTTTTCAGTTCATTTTAAGCCCCATAAGTTTTCCTAATTCtgcttcttaggaaaaaaaaatcagtggaacCTTCAGAAGTGAAACAAATTTTCTTGAAGAAAGAATTCCTAGTATAATGCAATAAGATTATTTCCCTATTATAAATTAATGAAGTATACAGTCAATTATATATTACATCaaattatatttatgtaaaaagtATTGTGAGCCTAAATTCTAAAGCCCAGCCTCTTACAGAAAGAACTATAAGCGTCACCTTTCATCAATGCTAAATGAGTTAGCTGTTACATAGTACAATATAAAGCTTTCTAAAACCTATGAAATAAGTCAAAActcattgcaaaaaaaaattttttgatactACAGTGTCATGGTCACCTATTCAGAAACCCATGTTTTACTTATGATGTCTACCTTATTTTTACTACAAAAACAGGATTCAAAAATGTTTCTTTGGGTAGATTATAACCAGCATCTTTTAAGGAAACTTTTAGAGAATAAGCActggtttatatttttactttgttctgttttgaaaAAGCATTGATCCATAGATGTCATGTAACTTTCCCTTTGTCATAAATATAGGTCTGGGAAATCAAGCTGTCGGTATTTCTGTATTCAGAAGCAAGCAATACATGTCACTGGAGTGTTTCAGCAGCACAATCAGCCTTATTTTGTAccttaatattattttcttcatcttctaTCCTTTGATCTCATTTCataatggtaaaaacaaaacaaaaccctcaagGCTTTTATTAATATATGGTGGCTAAACTCAAAAGCACACAGCCTTGTATTTGTAGACTTACCATGTACCTATCTTGATTTACCATGCCCATCATGTTATGGTAGTGAGTTGTAACTACTAATAGAACActgcttttttcctcttattcttGAACTCCAAGAAAATGGAAAGTGTTTTTGTAGTTTTGGTACTATGAATTTTCTCATATACACCATAATTAATGTACTTAAATTAGTCTTGTCCTTCAGAAAAAGCACCTtccttaaaacatttcttttgggATTGTTTTCAGAACCAGTTACTAACTTGCAAGGAAATTTATTTCATGATTACTGATTCTTTGATCTGCCACagcttctccctttttttgttcTCCTCTCCTTTGGTTCCATGCTGTCCTGGTTCCCTGCTTCTGCATAATCTGTGGCCCAGTCAGTGGCCCTAGATCATAAGTGCATAGATATACTGGGCTAAAGCCAATACACAGTGGGGAGAAAGTCTGCAAGCTGGATAAAAATACTGTCAGTGCCCAAAGCGTAACTGATTAACCATAGGTCAGAATGTCAAAGATGACTTCTATTTCAAGATACTTCATGTAGGTTTTGAAATACCAGCTAAGGAAGGATAAAATTGCTAAAACATCTCTTCGCTCTCTATCAGAGATACATTATCTAATGGAAAGTGCATTATCCTGAAGTCCAAAAGACTTGGGTGCCAGTCCCAAATCTACCAGTAATTAGCcttgtgacctggggcaagtcaccTCATTTGTTCTGGGCCTCAAGTTTATAACTAATAGCTAACATTGTTCACATGCTTCACAGTAAGGTATTAACTCTTTCAATTGTTGCAACAATGTTATGAGGTTGGTGCtgttaatatttgcattatatagatgaagaaatggaggcacagaaaggttaagcgacttgcccaagatcattcCACTAATAAGAGACAGACCTAAGGATTGAATCCAAGCAGGCTGCCTCTAAAATCCACACTCTTAACCACATTGTTCTGTGCCCTTCAATCGTATGCTAACCTATGAAAGGACTTGCAGGTGGTGCCTGGGACTCCTTTCTGTTATGATATTCagttaatgaaaagaaataatgatgaaaggccaattaatttttaatttaactgcTTTAGTATAACAACAGTGACGGAGCTTTACTTCTTACTTGTTTTCTTCCCAGCCACTTACCAAGGTGGGATAAGGTGGGTGGGACAGTGAACATGTGTATTATTGTAGCTGGTAGCTATTGAATTTCAGATTCCAGGGCTCTTGGTCTTTCTCCAGCATCAAGTTACACAAAATAAAGTTGAACAAGTTGACAGGTGCAGTAATGAAAGCTTATTTACAAGACTGACACCAAATCCAACTTTTCCAAGTCAGTGGCAATAATAATTCAAGCAGGCAGGGTAAACATTCCTGTAACTCAGTCGTTCTCTTCCAATTTGGGTAATCACTGGAGGCTGTGTTAACTGAATTCAGTGAAGTAACAGCTAAGATTGTTTTGAACTTGAAATGGTCAACAAACTTGTAGAGATTTGGAGGGTTTTTTCCCTAGTTTctgctcttaaaaatatatatatatatttttaattttggagatACGAAGCTCCTTCGGTTTTAGTAGGTACTTCAGTCCTTTATCTCCTAAAAAAATTccttggaattatacagtatattcATTTGAGCTTTAATTCCTCCTCTGGATCTGCCTAATCTCTGTTATAACACGGTAGTATTGTATTCGATCTTGTGCTACAGTATCTATGCTCTAGTCTCATCCTTTCCATTAGATTGAAGTTACCTGAGAGCAGAGACCATACTTCTCTTACATTTTTACTCCTTATAGTACATAGCACTGTAAAATATTTGCATGTAGTAGTAGCAGTGCTCAGTagaaatttgttttgtttgtttaatatatcaGCTTACATTAGAAAAGGAATCACCCTGCAGTAGAAATTCTTTACTGTGTCAGTCTGTTTTAAATTGTCGTGAGTTAACTTTTTTACCTGACTGCAGAAGCTTTCCGTATCAAATTGCTGCCTTTTACTGGTCAAATAATTCATGCCAGTATACACATGTTCTGTTTTTCAAACATTAATCTAATTTGCCTTTCTTGGTAACTTAACATCTTACAATTTCTTTTTGATAAGTCAACTTCTTCATTCTATTAACGATGATTTCCATCCTGACATATAGATTATGAAATTTTTACCCcatgatgtttttattttagtcaaatattttactattcagatcttaatttttcttgccaagaaaaaataagctacaaacataaaataaacattttaaaagccagaatagatttgaaaatataaagaacgTTGTAAAGGATTAACCGAATAAAGTAATTTGGAGACTGTTCAATGAAAATTAGGTAGAATTGTCCAAGTGTAGAGATGGCCCTGTTATTCTCCACTTACCCATCTCTAGCCTGACAACATTATATTCTTCTTTTATGAATTCGTCTATATAGAACTAGTCTGAGTAGACAGCTCTGCAATTGGAACATAATGGCTTTCCAAGTAGTACTGTCCCcagaactattttattttccttagaatAACATCACGCAATTAAGGAAAAGACATTGTTTATCTAAATACCtttgaaaatacaattttttttttggctgcgttgggtctttgttgctgcgcgagggcttttctctagttgcagtgagcgggggctactcttcgttgcggtgcacaggctcctcgttgcagtggcttcttttgttgcggtgcacaggctgtaggcgcgcgggcttcagtagttgtgccacgtggGCCCCAGAGTGCGcgggctcgcaggctgtagagcgcaggctcagtagttgtggcacatgggcttaggtgctctgcagcatgtgggatcttcctggaccagggatcgaacccgggtcccctgcattggcaggcagattcttaaccacagggaagtccctgaaaatataattttaattgtagCCCAACCAGAAACtcttgttattttcatttcagaGATTTCAATCATAGAAGaaattttgtgtgtatttgcCAAATATCAAGTTTCTGCCAACAGAAGCTTACattataaaaaagtataaaatactgtaaaggacaaagaataaaataaagaccaataatttaaaatacattgttCAGCTCTTTTCCTGAAAGAATGGCTATTGCAGTCTAATGTTACTTCTTTCTATAACTCTCTTTTCTGATAGCTCTTGAAAAACCATGGCAAGGAAGAAGAACACATTTtggaagcagaaaataaaaaactagcagaagataaggaaaaactgaaaactgaatTAAAGAAGGCTTCAGATGGTAACGTTGCATGCATGCACAAAAGTAGGAAAAGTATTGTGATATTTTATGCTGTTACACTTCACTGTTTTTCCTAAAACAAAACTCATGGCTAAATGTTCTTCTGGCTAAAATACCAAGAGTGACCTATTTATAAATTCCTGCTCAAATACGGAGATAAAACACTGTTTCAGCCAAGAGAAACATGCTCTGTTATACATACAAACATGTAGGTGTTTCAGATCTGTGTTGTAAATACAGATGTTCCTCCCTTAGCAAAAGAGCTATGTTCCTGAAAAGTTGCTTGTAAACACATGTTTGGAAATGAATCACATTTTTCCATCATAGTATATTGCTTCTTTGAAAGAAGCAATGACAGGGgattgcttattattattatttatcttatttattattatttatcttattattatttatcttataattattattatttatcttatCTTATTATTTTGGTTATGAGAAAATACGTTGCTTATCTCAAGCCCTAATATTTTTTACCTGCCAGATATAAGGAAAATGTTCCTTGAAAGAGATGGATAGGGATAGAGTAAGCCACAGTCTAGGATGCCATCTGAGAGCTTGAATGTCTCATTCCAAACACATTGCAATGAGGACTTGGGGTAGGGCGTCCCAACTCCATTTTCCTGAAGGCAgctatttcttctacattttttgttttttgaaaaatagctctgttagtattttcttcttcttagacACGGAACAAATTATTATTACctgtagctgcatagcacagaaaAGTCCCAAGTCCAGTGTCATCCCAGGAAACTCTGAATAAAAGTTTATGGCTTGACCCCTGAGCAACATTCCTGCATGTGACATAGTCCTTGATGTTGTCCAGATACTGGGGAACCTCTCAGTCAGAGTCAAGATAATGATCAATGCATAGACCTTCTCCAGTTTCAGATTTCTTCCACTACTTTGTGTTGAGAATAACTTGGAGAACGTTCAGTGACTGAATCAAAGACCTACTTTATACCATTTgtaagtttagattttttttttaataggcctCAGTATAATAGAAGTTTCTGTACTATAATTTGCTGTTGTTGATTATCTATGGACATTGTTTGAGTAGAGTTGAGTTCATCAAGAtgtatttgagggacttccctggtggtgcagtggttaagaatcttcctgccagtgcaggggacatgggttctagccctggtccaggaggctcccacatgccgcggagcaactaagcccgtgtgccacaactactgagcctgctctctagagcctgcgagctacaactactgagcccacatgccacaactactgaagctcgcgtgccaagagaagccactgtaatgagaagcccgcacaccacaacaaagagtagcccccgctcaacacaactagagaaagcctgtgcgcagcaacgaagacccaacgcagccaaaaataaataaataaacctacaaaaaaaaaaagtttttgaatttGAGATGGAAAGCCTGAAGATAAAAGctaattctgtttaaaaaaaatctgtaggatatttcatatgatatgatataaaatatatagttacTTTCCTACTtcttatttaaagtaaaaaaaaaaagaaaaagaaaatcatttagaggcagtaagttaaaaaatcatttactctTCTAGACAAGGTGGTAGATGATGTGATAGGTATAGTATAACTCAAAATTCTAAATCTTCTCATAGTTGGTGTACTGTTGGCTTTTCTGCAATTCCAGACAATTTGGAACATGATCTTGAAGTTTTAACATttgtatgaaaataaatttagtaaTCAGACATTTCAAATGAGAAATAGTGTTCTTTTTTTACCCAACACAAAATATTGGTGCTAATCCTTCTGAAGAATGCAAGGGACTATTTCCAAAATAcctttaattagtttaaaaaaattattttaaatttctgctttcttttttttatatttgccaAGGATCCTTTCCCTTATGTTGTAAGCAGAGTaggacagaaataaaaagacagacaagAATAGGTTGTGTGCCATGCTGCACCTCTCCTAACCCTGGCCAGCTTAGTTTTTTCtccctttgccttttaaaaattccaactcTGAGATATTTTGAGCTTTAACCTCACAAGTCTGATATATAACTCTAAACTCAGGGTTATTTTGAGTAATATCAAGAAACTCAATATTTCTTT
Above is a genomic segment from Balaenoptera acutorostrata chromosome 7, mBalAcu1.1, whole genome shotgun sequence containing:
- the BCAP29 gene encoding B-cell receptor-associated protein 29 isoform X1, with amino-acid sequence MTLQWAAVATFLYAEIGLILIFCLPFIPPQRWQKIFSFSVWGKIATFWNKAFLTIIVLLIVLFLDAVREVRKYSSTHAIERSSASRPSAYEHTQMKLFRSQRNLYITGFSLFFWLVLRRLVTLITQLAKELSNKGVLKVQAENTNQAAKKFMEENERLKRLLKNHGKEEEHILEAENKKLAEDKEKLKTELKKASDGNVACMHKTLSKAQNDMTMMKMQSERLSKEYDRLLKEHSELQDRAGKGNKKGL
- the BCAP29 gene encoding B-cell receptor-associated protein 29 isoform X2; translation: MTLQWAAVATFLYAEIGLILIFCLPFIPPQRWQKIFSFSVWGKIATFWNKAFLTIIVLLIVLFLDAVREVRKYSSTHAIERSSASRPSAYEHTQMKLFRSQRNLYITGFSLFFWLVLRRLVTLITQLAKELSNKGVLKVQAENTNQAAKKFMEENERLKRLLKNHGKEEEHILEAENKKLAEDKEKLKTELKKASDALSKAQNDMTMMKMQSERLSKEYDRLLKEHSELQDRAGKGNKKGL